One window of the Candidatus Yanofskybacteria bacterium genome contains the following:
- a CDS encoding S41 family peptidase, which yields MLSNILKNMESENQILQPEASRTKSKWRLVVLVGVLLIGLAVGYFIGQYEPSPVVARLINKDAVKYKDIDFELFWQVWDKLNEKYVDKGELSNEKMFYGAIAGMVNSAGDPYTTFFEPVESKKFQEEISGSFGGVGLELSKKNNVLTVVSPLKGTPADKAGIKAGDKVVKINGKSTQEMSVDEAVNLIRGKKGTKVILSISNGELRDYELTRDTIKIPTVDLKYFEEGSNKIAYMQIYSFNQNVESEFNKAAQDIIKSGATRLILDLRNNPGGLLDSAINMAGWFLNRGQIVVMEQFGDGTRNEFKSNGNGLLKLPTVILMNGGSASASEILAGALHDNRGIKLVGEKSFGKGSVQELENFSDGSSLKVTIAKWLTPNGISISEKGIEADIKVMLPEDPKELEALVIGEKGKDPQLDKALELLR from the coding sequence ATGCTATCAAATATTTTAAAAAATATGGAATCAGAAAATCAAATATTACAACCAGAAGCATCTAGGACTAAATCGAAGTGGCGCTTAGTAGTGCTTGTTGGCGTCTTATTAATCGGCTTAGCAGTCGGTTATTTTATTGGCCAATACGAACCTTCACCGGTTGTAGCTAGGCTGATAAATAAGGATGCGGTTAAGTACAAAGACATTGATTTTGAACTCTTTTGGCAGGTGTGGGACAAATTAAACGAGAAATACGTAGATAAGGGTGAACTTAGTAACGAAAAAATGTTTTACGGTGCTATAGCGGGTATGGTGAACAGCGCCGGAGATCCTTATACTACGTTCTTTGAACCTGTTGAAAGCAAAAAATTCCAGGAAGAAATATCTGGATCTTTCGGCGGTGTTGGTCTAGAGTTGAGTAAAAAGAATAATGTTTTAACCGTCGTTTCTCCATTAAAAGGCACTCCCGCCGATAAGGCTGGGATAAAAGCTGGAGATAAAGTTGTTAAGATTAATGGTAAAAGCACCCAAGAAATGTCCGTGGATGAAGCGGTAAACTTGATTCGTGGCAAGAAAGGAACTAAAGTTATATTGTCGATTTCCAATGGAGAATTAAGAGATTATGAATTAACGAGAGATACGATCAAGATTCCGACAGTCGATCTGAAATATTTTGAAGAGGGTAGTAATAAAATCGCCTACATGCAGATATACTCCTTCAATCAGAATGTTGAATCTGAATTCAACAAGGCAGCACAAGATATAATAAAGAGTGGGGCTACTAGGCTAATCTTGGATTTGAGAAATAATCCGGGTGGGTTGTTGGATTCTGCCATAAATATGGCCGGGTGGTTCTTAAATAGAGGTCAGATTGTAGTCATGGAGCAGTTCGGCGATGGTACGAGAAACGAATTCAAGAGTAATGGTAACGGCTTGCTCAAATTACCTACGGTGATATTGATGAATGGCGGATCAGCGTCGGCATCAGAAATCTTAGCCGGAGCACTGCATGATAATAGAGGAATAAAATTAGTAGGCGAAAAGTCGTTTGGAAAGGGTTCTGTCCAAGAATTGGAAAACTTTTCCGACGGCTCATCGTTAAAAGTTACGATTGCCAAATGGCTGACACCTAATGGTATATCGATTTCTGAAAAAGGGATTGAAGCCGATATCAAGGTTATGTTGCCGGAAGATCCAAAAGAACTCGAAGCATTGGTTATAGGCGAGAAAGGGAAAGATCCTCAGCTCGACAAGGCTTTGGAATTGTTAAGATAA
- a CDS encoding AAA family ATPase encodes MAEPLAVRIRPKNLNEYIGQSHLVGPDKPIRVAIEKGHKFSFILWGPPGSGKTTLAKIYAQAIDGQLFELSAVSAGKDDIREIVKIRGMRPKILFLDEIHRFNKAQQDYLLPFVENGDITLIGATTENPSFEIISPLLSRCQVFVMSEYTSDEMKAIIKRAKVKIDAKSADWLINMANGDARQAIGLLDSAQRLYGKISLKTLGDALQSKFLRYDKKGEEHHNLISAYIKGMRASQPDAALYYLARMIDCGEDPKFIARRMIIFASEDIGNSQPTAIVVANDAFRAVEVVGLPEAQINLASATVYLAKANKDRSSYNAFLAAMEDVKKHGNLPIPLKIRNAPTKLMKELNYGKGYEKYTRDDFLPAELKGKKYLK; translated from the coding sequence ATGGCAGAACCACTAGCCGTCAGGATTAGGCCAAAAAATCTAAATGAATATATCGGTCAGAGCCACTTGGTTGGGCCAGATAAGCCAATCCGCGTAGCCATTGAAAAAGGCCACAAGTTTTCGTTTATTCTCTGGGGCCCGCCGGGATCAGGCAAGACTACGCTTGCAAAAATATACGCCCAAGCCATTGATGGCCAACTTTTTGAATTATCGGCTGTGTCCGCGGGTAAGGATGACATTAGGGAAATAGTTAAGATCCGCGGTATGCGACCCAAGATCTTGTTCTTAGATGAAATTCATCGTTTCAATAAGGCCCAGCAGGATTATCTCTTACCTTTTGTTGAAAATGGCGATATTACTTTAATTGGCGCGACTACTGAAAACCCAAGTTTCGAGATTATATCTCCCCTACTCTCTCGTTGCCAAGTTTTTGTGATGAGCGAATATACATCCGACGAGATGAAAGCTATCATCAAACGCGCTAAGGTTAAAATCGACGCCAAGTCAGCCGACTGGCTAATTAATATGGCTAACGGTGATGCTAGGCAAGCTATCGGCTTGCTGGACTCAGCCCAGAGGCTATATGGTAAAATTTCGCTTAAAACCCTTGGCGATGCTCTACAGTCTAAGTTTCTACGCTATGATAAGAAAGGCGAAGAGCATCACAACCTAATTAGCGCTTATATAAAAGGCATGCGCGCTAGTCAGCCAGACGCCGCACTCTATTATCTGGCCAGAATGATCGATTGTGGCGAAGATCCGAAATTTATTGCCCGAAGGATGATTATTTTTGCCAGTGAAGATATCGGCAACTCTCAACCAACGGCAATCGTTGTAGCTAACGACGCCTTTCGCGCAGTAGAAGTCGTAGGCTTGCCAGAAGCTCAAATTAATTTGGCTTCGGCCACGGTTTATCTAGCCAAGGCTAATAAAGATCGCAGTTCATACAATGCTTTTTTGGCCGCGATGGAAGATGTCAAAAAACATGGCAACTTGCCTATTCCACTTAAGATCCGAAATGCTCCGACTAAATTAATGAAGGAGCTTAATTACGGCAAAGGCTACGAAAAATACACTCGCGACGATTTTCTTCCGGCGGAGTTAAAAGGTAAGAAATATCTCAAGTAG